The Acidimicrobiales bacterium nucleotide sequence CTCGGTGTCCGAGATCGTGCAGGCCTGTAAGGACGTCGTGGCCGACTCGGGGCTCGCCGCCTGCTACCTGCGCCCGATCGCCTACTACGGCTACGGCGAGATGGGCCTCGCCACCGGCGCCTGCAAGGTCGACATCTCCATCGCCGCCTGGCCGTGGGGTGCGTATCTCGGAGACGACGCCGTCACCAAGGGCGTGCGCATGAAGATCTCGTCGTGGACCCGCCACGATCACAACATCATGCCGCCGGCGTCGAAGACCACCGGCAACTACGCCAACAGCACGCTGGCCAAGATGGAAGCCCTCAACGCCGGCTACGACGAGGCGATCATGCTGAACAACGCCGGCCTGGTCAGCGAATGCTCTGGCGAGAACATCTTCGTCGGCAGGGGCGGCGTGGTGCTGACTCCGCCGTCCTCGTCGGGCGCGCTGCCGGGCATCACGCAGCACACGGTGATGACCCTGGCCGAGGATCTCGGCATCGACATCCGGGTGGGCGACATGGCCCGCAGCGACCTCTACATCGCGGACGAGATCTTCGTCGTCGGCACGGCGGCCGAGGTCAGCGCGGTGAACTCCGTCGACGATCGTGCCGTGCCCTGCCCCGGGCCGGCAACCAAGGCGATCGCCGAGGCCTACGCCGACGTCGTGCGGGGCAAGAACGACAAGTACCGCTCGTGGAACGAGCTGGCGTCGTGAGCGCCGACGGCGGCCCGGTGGACAGCGACGACGTCGTGATCGACCGCTCGCCGGTCCACGATCCGTCGTGGCCGACCCGGGTGGAGATCTACGACACCACCCTGCGCGACGGCTCCCAGCTCGAGGGCATCTCTCTCACCGTCGACGACAAGCTCCGCATCGCCGAGCAGCTCGACCGGCTGGGCGTCGGCTACATCGAGGGCGGGTGGCCGGGTGCCAACCCGAAGGACGACGAGTTCTTCGAGCGGGCAAAGACCGAGCTCGAACTCACGACGAGCGAGTTCGTGGCGTTCGGATCGACCCGCCGCCCCAGGGGCAAGGTCGATGCCGATCAGACACTGGCCAATCTCGTGGCCGCCGGGACCAACGTGGTCTGCATCGTCGGCAAGTGCTGGGACTATCACGTCACCGAGGCGCTCAAGACCTCGCTCGACGAGGGCGTCGCGATGGTGCGCGACTCGGTCGAGTACCTCGTGGCCCAGGGCAAGCGGGTGTTCTTCGATGCCGAGCACTTCTTCGACGGCTACAAGCGCAACCCCGAGTTCTCATTGTCGGTGCTCGAGGCGGCGGCAATGGCCGGCGCCGAAGCCGTGGTGCTGTGCGACACCAATGGCGGCTCGCTGCCGCCCGATGTCGAGTCGGCCGTGCGGGACGTGGTCGCCCATGTCGACTGCGCGGTCGGGATTCACCTCCACAACGACACCGGGTGCGGTGTGGCCAACGCGCTCGCTGCGGTGCGGGCCGGGGCCACACAGGTGCAGGGCACCATCAACGGCTACGGCGAGCGCGTGGGCAACTGCGATCTCGTGCCGATCATGGCCAACCTCGAACTGAAGATGGGCATCTCCTGCCTGCCCGAGGGGCGCCTCGAACACCTCACCTCGGTCGCTCACCATGTCGCCGAGCTGGTCAACTTCACGCCCGATCCGCAGCAGCCCTACGTCGGTTCCACCGCATTCGCCCACAAGGCGGGGCTCCACACGAGCGCACTCAGCCGCCGGTCCGATGCCTACGAACACGTATCCCCGGCCTGGGTCGGCAACGGCACCCGGGTGTTGGTGTCGGAGATGGCCGGCCGGTCCACGCTCGAGATGAAGGCCGCCGACCTCGGCATCGAGCTCGACGGCAACGGCATGGGCGGCAAGGTGCTGGGCGACATCATCGACACGCTCAAGCGACTCGAGCACGAGGGCTACCACTTCGAGGCCGCCGACGCGTCGCTCGAACTCCTCATGCGGGGCGCGACCGGGTGGGAACAGCCCTACTTCGAGCTCGAGTCGTTCTCGGTCGACATGGCCCACCGCTCCGGAACCGGCGCGCGTATGTGGAACGACGTGGCGGTCGAGGTCGACACCCAGGCCACCGTGAAGCTGTGGATCGGACCCGAACGCAAGATGGCGGTGGGTGAGGGCAACGGCCCGGTCAACGCCCTCGACGCCGCGGTGCGTGCCGCCCTCGACGGGCGCTACCCGGCGCTCGATCGGGTCAGCCTGACCGACTTCAAAGTGCGGGTGCTCAACACCGAGAAGGGCACCGGCGCGGTCACTCGGGTGCTGCTCGACTCCACCAACGGCGACCGCAGCTGGTCGACCATCGGTGTGTCGGAGAACATCATCGAGGCGTCGTGGCAGGCCCTCGTCGACTCGCTGGTCTACGGACTCCTCCACACCACCTGATCCACTACCGTTCGCGACGACAGGGCTTCCGACAGCATGGCCTCCAAGAGCAGGGACTCAAAAAGCAGCGACGCGCCGCGATGGCTCCAGGACGCTCGCGATCACTGGACGCATCGCGGGGCCGAACGGCCCGCGTTCGCCGAGGAACCCGGTCGCGGACAGGAGTCCGTGTGGGACTACCCACGGCCGCCGGCGGTCGTGCCGGACTCCCGCCGGGTCGTGGTCGAGGACGGCGACGGGGTGATCGCCGACGCGGCCCACTCGATCCGCGTGCTCGAAACCTCGCATCCGCCCACCTTCTACGTCGCCCCCGAGTTCGTGGTCGCCGGACGGCTCGCGCCGGTGTCGGGTTCGTCGCATTGTGAATGGAAGGGCATCGCGGAATACGTCGGTGTCACAGGGTCCGAGGAGCCGATCGGGTGGCGCTACCCGAAGCCCTATGCCGAGTTCGCCGACCATGCCGGCTGGGTCGCCTTCTATCCAGGTCGGGTCCGGTGTCTGGTCGACGGGGAAGTGGTTCGTCCGCAGGCCGGCGGTTTCTACGGCGGCTGGATCACCGATGACGTCGTCGGCCCGTTCAAGGGCGATCCCGGGACATCGGGCTGGTAGCGGGTCCGGTACGCTCTCGCCCATGTCGGCACCCACGCACGTTCCCGGTCGTCTCAACCAGCCGAAGGTCTACAGCTCGCCGCCCCGTCGTGACGGATCCTGGCGAGCCGATCGCCCGGGCGAGGTCATCGGCACGCCCCAGCCGTCGGGGCCTGCGGTCGGCAACCAGGGCCCGGACCAGGGCTACGTGTTGAAGCTGGCGACGACCTTCGCCGATCAGCTCGTGCTCTCGCCCGGCGAGCACGCTGCTGACGTGTTGACCGGTGCCTGCGCCGTCGCCCTGCGGCGGGCCTCGCTCTACGGCCGTGCGCCGATACGTGGCGACCTCGAGATCGCGCTGACCCTGTTCGGCTACCTGGGGCCGGCGCCCGACGAGCTCGTGACGCTCCGCCGCAAGTACTTCGACGAGGTGCACCACACGACGATCCACTACTTCGCCGAGCGCGAGATCGCCGATCTCGTTCCCGAGGCGACGCTGCGGATGTCGCCCGGTGGCGTCGCGGCCGCATGCGCCACCGACTGGAAGGCCCCGCTCGGGCTGTAGGTCGTTCACGGCGGAACGACGTGGAACGCGCCCTCGTCGTCGATCTCGACCCGCCAACCCTGGTGATGGATGAGGGTGTGGCCGTGGTCGCACACGAGCACCAACTGGTCGATGTCGGTCGGTCCTCGGGCCGGTGGGGCCCACGCGGTCACGTGGTGAGCTCGACAGCGAGCCGGGTCGGCCCCGCAGTGGCGGCACCCACCGTCGCGGTCGATGAGCGCATGCCACTGGTCGTCGGTGGCCAGGCGGACGCTGCGGCCCTGCGACAGGACAGCGCCGTCGGCGCCGTAGACGGCGCCGATGAACGCGCTGTCGCAGGCGATGCGCTCGAGCGTCGACTGTGGGATGGGTGTGCCGTCGACAAAGGCCGCCGTGCCGCTCGGGTCGGCGGTCGTACAGCGGCTCAGGTCGACGCGTAGATGCGTGGTGTAGCGCGGGTGCGGCTGCTTGGCGCGCGATGGCCTGCAGGTGGGGCCGGCGGCGGGCCCCGGCGATGACGACGGCGTGCGGGTCACGAGGTTGGTGAGGGCATCGGCACCGCGCTGGGCGTAGGTCCGCGTCGTGGCCGGGTCGGCGTCGCGTCCGCCGTCGAGCCGGTAGAGCCGGTCCATCTCCTCGTTCCATGCCGCGAAGACGGGGCCGCCGGCGACCGGGTCGAGCTCGCCGCAGATACCGATGCGGCCGTTCTTCTTTCGCCAGAGGCGCCCGTCGCGCTCACGGCGGGCCCGCTCCTGGCGAGATTCCGCCGCCGCTTCGTCCTCGTTCTCGCCGGCCCACTCGCGGGCCTTCTTCGCGAACCGATCGGCCGGCAGGAGGGTGGCCAGCTTCGTCAGTGCCGTGTCGGCGGCCTCGGGTGAGACCCGCTCCGCGGCGGCCGCAGCGGCATCCGCGTGCTCGGGCGAGATCTCGCCCTGTGCGAGCGCCTCCCTGAGCGCCGGCATCATCGTGATCTGGTTCGCGGTGGCGGCAGCCCGCTTCGAGGACTGCGACGATTCACGAGTTCGGGCCCGGTTGGTATCCGCCGGCGCGGCCCCCTCGTCGGCGAGATCCGCCAGCGCGGCCAGCGTGGAGAACTTCTTCGACGCGACGAACGACGTCAGCCGGCCACAGCGCTCGAGAGCGGCTTCGAGCTGCCGACGGGTCTTGCCCGCCGGGTCGAACCCGCACAGCTCCTCGAAGTCCACCGTGTCCATACCCTCGATCCTAGCGAACACATGTTCGCCCTACACACCAAACCACAGGAAAACAGGTGAAATGAGCTGGAATGTCTAGCCGAGAACGATCAGGAGCGCGAGCACGCCGCCGGCGATGCCGATGTAGCCGACGATCAGGCCGATCATCGCGTTGCCTCGGCCGACTTCGCGCCCCTCGGACTCCTTGATCTGCTGCATGGCCAGGTGCCCGAAGATCACGCCGAGGATCGAGCCGATGAAGAACACCCACGAGATCGAGAGCACCAGCGACGCAAGAGCGAACTGATTGTTGCGAGGCGGTCCGACGGGCTCCTCGATCACCGGCGCCACGTTGACCGGCGGCATCTCGGGTGACGCGGCCCACGCGGTGCCGTCCCACCATCGCTCCACGGCGTGGTTCCGCGGGTCCGGGTAGTAGCCGGCCGGCGCCGGTTCGCTCTGTCGCACGGCATGGAAGTTAGCGCCGTCTGCTGGCCGATGAACGGCGGGGGATAGCCTCGGCCCCGTGACCGCGCCCCGAGTACGTTTCGCCCCGGCACCGACGGGCTTCCTCCACGTCGGCAGCGCCCGCAGCGCGTTGTTCAACTGGCTCTACGCCCGCCATACGGGGGGCACCTTCGTGTTGCGGGTGGAAGACACCGACGAGGCGAAGACCACCCAGGAGTTCGTCGACGCGATCACCGAGCCGCTCACCTGGCTGGGGCTCGACTGGGACGAGGGTCCCCTGTTCCAGTCCGAGCGTCGGACGCAACACGTGGCCGCCGTCGACCAACTCGTGGCCGACGGCAAGGCCTACTTCTGTGACCTCAGCCGTGAGGAGATCGGACAACGGGCGACCGACGCAGGCCTGCCCGCCGGCTACCACGGTTGGTCTCGCGATCGTGACGTGGCCGACGGTCCCGGTGTGGTCGTGCGGTTCCGGGCACCCGACGAGGGCAGCACGGTGATCGACGATCTCGTGCGGGGTCGGGTCGAGGTGGCCCACGACACCATCGAGGACTTCGTGATCCGCCGTGGCGACGGCTCGCCGGTGTTTCTGATCGCCAACGCGGTCGACGATCACGACATGGGCATCACCCATGTCATCCGCGGCGAGGATCTGCTCAACACCACACCCAAGGTGAAGCTGCTCTGGGACGCGCTCGGTTTCGGCGAGTCGCCCACCTACGCGCACCTGCCGCTGCTGGTCAACGAGCAACGCAAGAAGCTGTCGAAGCGGCGCGACGATGTCGCCCTCGCCGACTACGTGGCCAAGGGCTACCTGCCCGGAGCGATGCGCAACGCGCTGGCGCTGCTCGGCTGGGGCCCCAAGGACGGGGTCGAGATCCGCCCGATCGAGGAGATCATCGAGCTGTTCGAACTCGCCGACGTGAACAAGGCGCCGGCCTTCTTCGACCCGAAGAAGCTCGATCACATCAACGCCGAATACATCAAGGCGATGACGCCGATGGCATTCCTCGAGGCCGCCGAGCCGTGGTTCGTCGCCGACGACGCCCCCTACCCCGTCGCCAACTACGACCGCACCATCGCCCTGGCGCTGGTGGAGGACGTGCAGCAACGGATCTCGACGCTGGCCGAGGCGCCCGCCTGGCTCGACTGGCTCTTCGTCGATTCCATCGACGACTACGAGGAGAAGGCCTGGACCAAGGCCATGGTGAAGGGTCGGGTGCCAGATCGGGTGCTCGACGACATCGCGGCCGCCCTCGCGGACGACGACTTCACCGACCGCGACCGGCTCGAGGCGACCGTGATGGGCGTCGGCACCGCGCTGAGCGAGGAGCTCGACGCAAAGGTGATGTCGCAGGCACCGCTGCGGATCGCGCTGACCGGGCGTGGCGCGGGCATTCCGTTGTGGGAGGCGATGACGCATCTCGGCCACGACGTCTGCCTCTCCCGCATCGCCGCGGCCCGTGCCCGGCTCGACGCCTGAGCCATGCAGGTGCGGCGGCCCACCTGGCTGACCGCCCGTGTCATCCGGCGCGCTGCGGCCGTCGCCGGTCTGCTCGGTGTCCTCTATGTCGGGGTCACCTTTCTCCAGGTGCTTCGCTCCGCGGGGGAGGACGAGCGGTCCCCGGTCGACGCCATCGTCGTCCTCGGCGCGGCCCAGTACGACGGTCGACCCTCGCCGGTGTTCGCCAGCCGTCTCGACCACGCGCTCGAGTTGTGGCAGGCGGGTGTCGCCGACATCGTCGTCACCACCGGGTCGAACCGTCCCGGCGATCGCTTCACCGAGGGCTTTGCCGGCTTCGAGTACCTGCGCTTCGCGGGCATACCCGAGGAGCAGATCCTGGTGGTCACCGACGGCGACTCGTCCTGGCAGCAGCTCGCCGCCACGGCCCGGGTCCTGCGCGGCGAGGATCTCGATTCGGTCGTGCTCGTGAGCGACCCCTATCACGCTCTGCGCCTGCGCCAGATCGCCGATCAGGTCGGTCTGCGCGCCAACGTCTCGTCGACCGACGGCTCGTCGTCGGCCAAGCAGCTCGCCCGCGAAACCGCCGCCGTCTCCCTCGGCCGCATCCTCGGCTACCGCCGCGTCGACAACTGGCTCGGCAGCGTCGGCTGACCCCCCCAGTTGGGACGCTGGGGTCAGACCCCCGTCCCAACTGCTGTCCGACTCGGTGAAACCGGGTCGGCACCGGCGGTCGGGTCGGGTAGCATTCACCCGTCCTTCGGGGATGGTGTAATCGGTAACACAACTGGTTCTGGTCCAGTTATTGGGGGTTCAAGTCCTCCTCCCCGAGCTCGGCGAAGCGGCACCCTCCGGGGTGCCGCTTCCGCGTTCTCCCCGGCCCGGTGGTCAGGCCGCTGAGACCCCGCGGGACGCGGACGCGACGACGAACTCGCCGGAAACTCGATAGCCGTTTCCGTCTCGAAACGGCGCGAGCGATGCGAGGTACTCCTCCTCGACCGCCCGCTTGGTGTCGTCGTCGAATCGGCCGTAGGGGAGAGCCACCGGCCCGCCCAGGAAGGCGGCCCCGATGGCGTCCTCCTCGTTGCGGTAGGCCAGCTCGACCACGAGCCGCGTGACCTCGACATCGCGGAAACCGGCGCCGGTGAGGACCGACTCGATCGCCCCGGGCGCACCGAGCGAGAAGAACATCGGACACACGTCGGACTGCACCCGGTGATCGACGATCGGGAAGATCTCGGCCCAACCGCAATTGCGGCGTTCGCCCCACACCGACACGGCGATGCGTCCTGCCGGCACGAGACAGCGGTGCATCTCCTCCACCGCGACCGCTGGCAACGGCACGTACATGAGCCCGAGCGAGCACAGCGCCACGTCGTAGGCCGCATCGTCGCAGCCGAGTTGCTCGGCATCGGCGCGGCGGAATGTCACATTCTCGGTACCCCGCTCGGCTCTGTCCGCGTCGGCTCCAGCGACCATCTTCGCCGAGATGTCGAGACCGAGGACGGTGCCCTCGGCGCCGACGGCCTCCGCCGCGCGGAACGTGATCTGGCCGCTGCCGCAAGCGACATCGACCACCCGCTCGCCGGATTTCAATGCCGCCTTGCGGACGAGTTCGTCGTGGGCGGGGCGGAGTTGGTCCCGCCAGAAGGGCTCGTAGGAAGCGGCGGCCCGGTCCCAGCCGTATCGCTGCACCCGGCGTTGGAGCTTCGGTTCCACTCAGACCCCCGGCGGCCGGATCGACACCTGGCGCTGCATCGGTGTGGTTGCCGAGAAGACGTCGAGGTACGGACTCAGCAGGTCGCCTTCGTCGATCACCCGCTGGATGTCCGCTTCCGGCGCGTCGCTCTCGACGGTGACGTGGTAGCGCACCTCGGAGTAGCCGGGTCGCGCGTCGGCATCGGGCGACAGCATGCCGGCGACGTCGTAGTCGGCCTCGATCTCGACTCGAATCGACAAGACCGGAACGCCGAGTCGAGCGGCCCGCATCTGGTAGCCGATCGCCAGGCAACTGCCGAGAGCGGCCCGGCCGAGCACCCCGGGGGACGGGCCGGAACCCTCCCCGCCGAGGGTGTCGGGGAGGTCGGTCTCGAACCGCCAATCTCCTTCCTCGGACGTGCACCGCAGCCCGCCGGTGACGGTGCTGACCGATCGCTCGGTGTCGCGGCCGAACTCGGGACGCCTGGAGAGGACGGCATCGAGACGATCGTGCGCCTCGCGGATGCCCTGGCCCGAATCGGACTCCGTGGTCATGGTGCACCGTACCGCAGTGTGCTGGGTCTGTTCTCCGGACCGGAATCTGCGTTGGGCCGCCCCGCCGAGGGGGCTACACTCACCCAGTCGCAAACCGCCTCGGCGGATTGAACGGGCCCCGTTCGTCTAGCGGCCTAGGACGCCACCCTCTCAAGGTGGTAGCACGGGTTCAAATCCCGTACGGGGTACCAGCGAGCGACGGTCAGTGGCCGTACTCGTGCTACTCGCCGAAGAGGCCTCAGGGCTACGCGACTCAGACACGTCCGTTCGCGCGGCGCGGCGACATCACCCGGAGGGTCGGCGCAAGGCCGCAGAGCTCTATCAGGCGCCGAACCGGGGTCGAGGCGATGATGTCCGTGGGCCGGTTGCCGGTGATCGCGAGCAGCAGTGAGATGCCGCTGGCATCGATGAAGGTCACGTCTCGGGCATCGATCATGCGCACGGCCACGGGTGCTGCGTGTCGCAGTGCGACGAGGTCGTGGGAGGTCGTGTGCATGTCGAGCTCCCCGCGCAGGATCAGCACGGGTTGGGCGCGGGCAGCATCGATCGTGAAGTGTGCTCTGGGCATGTCGCTCCGAGGGTCGCGGCGACCGCGAGCCAGTCCAGTCCCACACTCTTTCATCGCGCCCCGGGCGCGCCTCACCCCTAGGGGTGATTTGGGTTGCGTTGGCCGGCCTCGGCTGTGACACTCCCACGGTGACGTCGTCAACGGGTGTCAGCAGTAGCGCGCCGGTGCAGGTGGCGATCGTCAACGACTACAGCGTGGTCCTGGCGGGGCTCCAGGTGATCCTGGAGCCGTTCGCTCATCGGTTCGAGGTCGCCGAGATCGACGCGAACATGCCGGTTGCCCAGCCGGTGGACATCGCGCTCTACGACACGTTCGCCGAACCCAACACCGACTTTGCCACCCTCCAGCAGCTCATCTCCAACGACCTGGCGGCGCGGGTCGTGGTGTTCACCTGGAACTTCCGGCCCGACCTCATCAC carries:
- a CDS encoding branched-chain amino acid transaminase, whose protein sequence is MPLEPTPHIWMNGEMVPWADAKIHVLTHTLHYGTGVFEGIRAYETDDGPAIFRLTEHIERLYNSAKILGMPMTYSVSEIVQACKDVVADSGLAACYLRPIAYYGYGEMGLATGACKVDISIAAWPWGAYLGDDAVTKGVRMKISSWTRHDHNIMPPASKTTGNYANSTLAKMEALNAGYDEAIMLNNAGLVSECSGENIFVGRGGVVLTPPSSSGALPGITQHTVMTLAEDLGIDIRVGDMARSDLYIADEIFVVGTAAEVSAVNSVDDRAVPCPGPATKAIAEAYADVVRGKNDKYRSWNELAS
- the cimA gene encoding citramalate synthase; protein product: MSADGGPVDSDDVVIDRSPVHDPSWPTRVEIYDTTLRDGSQLEGISLTVDDKLRIAEQLDRLGVGYIEGGWPGANPKDDEFFERAKTELELTTSEFVAFGSTRRPRGKVDADQTLANLVAAGTNVVCIVGKCWDYHVTEALKTSLDEGVAMVRDSVEYLVAQGKRVFFDAEHFFDGYKRNPEFSLSVLEAAAMAGAEAVVLCDTNGGSLPPDVESAVRDVVAHVDCAVGIHLHNDTGCGVANALAAVRAGATQVQGTINGYGERVGNCDLVPIMANLELKMGISCLPEGRLEHLTSVAHHVAELVNFTPDPQQPYVGSTAFAHKAGLHTSALSRRSDAYEHVSPAWVGNGTRVLVSEMAGRSTLEMKAADLGIELDGNGMGGKVLGDIIDTLKRLEHEGYHFEAADASLELLMRGATGWEQPYFELESFSVDMAHRSGTGARMWNDVAVEVDTQATVKLWIGPERKMAVGEGNGPVNALDAAVRAALDGRYPALDRVSLTDFKVRVLNTEKGTGAVTRVLLDSTNGDRSWSTIGVSENIIEASWQALVDSLVYGLLHTT
- a CDS encoding DUF427 domain-containing protein; the protein is MASKSRDSKSSDAPRWLQDARDHWTHRGAERPAFAEEPGRGQESVWDYPRPPAVVPDSRRVVVEDGDGVIADAAHSIRVLETSHPPTFYVAPEFVVAGRLAPVSGSSHCEWKGIAEYVGVTGSEEPIGWRYPKPYAEFADHAGWVAFYPGRVRCLVDGEVVRPQAGGFYGGWITDDVVGPFKGDPGTSGW
- a CDS encoding DUF4190 domain-containing protein, which encodes MRQSEPAPAGYYPDPRNHAVERWWDGTAWAASPEMPPVNVAPVIEEPVGPPRNNQFALASLVLSISWVFFIGSILGVIFGHLAMQQIKESEGREVGRGNAMIGLIVGYIGIAGGVLALLIVLG
- the gltX gene encoding glutamate--tRNA ligase produces the protein MTAPRVRFAPAPTGFLHVGSARSALFNWLYARHTGGTFVLRVEDTDEAKTTQEFVDAITEPLTWLGLDWDEGPLFQSERRTQHVAAVDQLVADGKAYFCDLSREEIGQRATDAGLPAGYHGWSRDRDVADGPGVVVRFRAPDEGSTVIDDLVRGRVEVAHDTIEDFVIRRGDGSPVFLIANAVDDHDMGITHVIRGEDLLNTTPKVKLLWDALGFGESPTYAHLPLLVNEQRKKLSKRRDDVALADYVAKGYLPGAMRNALALLGWGPKDGVEIRPIEEIIELFELADVNKAPAFFDPKKLDHINAEYIKAMTPMAFLEAAEPWFVADDAPYPVANYDRTIALALVEDVQQRISTLAEAPAWLDWLFVDSIDDYEEKAWTKAMVKGRVPDRVLDDIAAALADDDFTDRDRLEATVMGVGTALSEELDAKVMSQAPLRIALTGRGAGIPLWEAMTHLGHDVCLSRIAAARARLDA
- a CDS encoding YdcF family protein codes for the protein MQVRRPTWLTARVIRRAAAVAGLLGVLYVGVTFLQVLRSAGEDERSPVDAIVVLGAAQYDGRPSPVFASRLDHALELWQAGVADIVVTTGSNRPGDRFTEGFAGFEYLRFAGIPEEQILVVTDGDSSWQQLAATARVLRGEDLDSVVLVSDPYHALRLRQIADQVGLRANVSSTDGSSSAKQLARETAAVSLGRILGYRRVDNWLGSVG
- a CDS encoding methyltransferase domain-containing protein, with amino-acid sequence MEPKLQRRVQRYGWDRAAASYEPFWRDQLRPAHDELVRKAALKSGERVVDVACGSGQITFRAAEAVGAEGTVLGLDISAKMVAGADADRAERGTENVTFRRADAEQLGCDDAAYDVALCSLGLMYVPLPAVAVEEMHRCLVPAGRIAVSVWGERRNCGWAEIFPIVDHRVQSDVCPMFFSLGAPGAIESVLTGAGFRDVEVTRLVVELAYRNEEDAIGAAFLGGPVALPYGRFDDDTKRAVEEEYLASLAPFRDGNGYRVSGEFVVASASRGVSAA
- a CDS encoding OsmC family protein gives rise to the protein MTTESDSGQGIREAHDRLDAVLSRRPEFGRDTERSVSTVTGGLRCTSEEGDWRFETDLPDTLGGEGSGPSPGVLGRAALGSCLAIGYQMRAARLGVPVLSIRVEIEADYDVAGMLSPDADARPGYSEVRYHVTVESDAPEADIQRVIDEGDLLSPYLDVFSATTPMQRQVSIRPPGV